The region TAGAGAATTTTAACGGCCCATAAGAACAAAGCGAATGTATTTACAGTTATGAAAAGCTTCATCTATAGACCGGTATTCCCGAACAATAGATTCGCAAACACCGGAACATTTCCGGTATTCCCGAACTGCTTACTTCGGGGTTATAGAAGTTATGCGACAGGCAGCTTATGTGTTGTGATAAAGGAAGTTTTATTAGGTACCAAGTGAATGTTTCGGAGAGCTAGAAAAACATAGAGTTAAAGAGGATCGTGAGTAAAATAAAGATTCTGAGGAGGGTTTAGATGAGTATACAGGTTTCATTACCATTACACGTCCTAACTTATACTAAAATAGAACTTGATAATTGGATAAAAGGTGAAAGAAAGCAATGTGATGATCCATATTGTCTTAAGTTACCTAATTCTTATGGATTTGGAGAATTCTTGGTAGGACAATATTTTACTTCGCTTGGCTATAAGTGGATTCATCATGATTTTAATGTCTTTGGTGGGAATAGACCTGGAAAATATCCAAAAGCAGAGGAGATTATAGTAGCGTGTTTTGGTGAAGAAAGGTATAAAAGTGTAAGGACTTTATATAGAGCTTTCAAGAACATAGAGGAACCAGATTTGTTGATATATAGACCTGATTATTCAGAAATTCGTTTTGCTGAGTCAAAAAGATTGGATACTCGTGATAAATTGCGTGAAAGTCAAGTGAGGGGACTTGTACTTTTATCAGCATTATTAGGTTGTAAAGTTGATGTATTTGAAATTGTTGAAGAAGGAAAAGATTTTACTCCAGAACCTATCATATGGGAGTTTAAAGTTTAATTTTTAATATGACCCGATCGCATAACACAATAGAGATTTATGATGTTCATAGTCCGCAAAACAGAAATGGCCCCGCTATATATACCAGCAAGGCCATTGAAATTGCATAAGATTATCTTAAACATCATGAATCTCTGGTTGTACTGAACCGTCTGCCGCCAAGAAACTGTTATGGGAAATCAATTTTTACCATAACCATAGAAACGGCTGAATGGCAGTATATAGAATAGTCGAAATGCCTAATATCAGGCTGATAACACAACAAAAAGTGTAAAATTAAGCATAGTTCCCCCCTCCCCCAATATAGGCTTGGCAGAATAGATATTTTGTTTTATCACATGTTACGGTACAGCATACGCATCACTGATAATACCGGCAAATATCATAGCACCGCCACATACAGGGCAGGCATAAACATGCTTGACAACCTTGGGTACAACAGGCCTGACACCGGCAAGCCTGATACAAAGGGTTAGCTTTGTAGAGATATTCCGGCTTGACAGAATACCATAATGCCTGATCTTGGTAAACCCAGATGGAAGCACATGAAGCAGGAACCTGCGTACAAACTCATCGGTTTTAAGGGTCATGAGCTTAACCTTGTTCTTATCCCTGTAATCCTTCCATCTGAAAGTAACATTAGCTTCGTCAAAATCCACAATTCTGGAATTAGATATGGCTACCCTGTGGGTATACCGGCCCAGGTAGTTTACAACATGCAAGGGTGACTTAAAAGGTTTCTTACAGTAGACAACCCAATCAGTCTGGTATAAACTGTTAATGAAGTTCAGGAAGTTCGGATAGCAGTCCAGCATAGCAGCATCTTTGAAGAACTGAATATTGCCGTTTTTAAAGGCTTCCTTGAGATAATAAAGGACCTTGCCCCTGAACTTGCGTGACATCACCTTAACCGGGATAAAGAATTTCTTGCTTGAGTGTACGAATCTAAGGCCGTCATTAGAGAGGCCGCCGCCCGGCACTATACAGTGTACATGGGGATGGAAACAAAGATTCTGGCCCCATGTATGTAGCACTGCCGTAGCTCCCACCTGAGCACCGAGGAACTTGGGGTCCTTAGAAAGCTCAGTAATAGTATCACCAGCAGAT is a window of Bacillota bacterium DNA encoding:
- a CDS encoding IS91 family transposase, encoding MPEIQDVFNAVKPYGLSPDQRKAFYAIRSCRTDTLGSHTDRCSSCGHIHISYNSCRNRHCPKCQGSKQEEWARAQLSKVLPTQYFHVVFTLPKELNTIIYQNQRLLYSILLKSAGDTITELSKDPKFLGAQVGATAVLHTWGQNLCFHPHVHCIVPGGGLSNDGLRFVHSSKKFFIPVKVMSRKFRGKVLYYLKEAFKNGNIQFFKDAAMLDCYPNFLNFINSLYQTDWVVYCKKPFKSPLHVVNYLGRYTHRVAISNSRIVDFDEANVTFRWKDYRDKNKVKLMTLKTDEFVRRFLLHVLPSGFTKIRHYGILSSRNISTKLTLCIRLAGVRPVVPKVVKHVYACPVCGGAMIFAGIISDAYAVP